CGACCGCACGCGAGCAGGCCTCGCCGACGGCGAGCCGCACCTCGTCGAGCAACGACTCGTCGACCCCGGCCCGTCTGGCCACAGCCGCCGCCACGAGCCGTGCCGTCCGCACGTGCTCGGGAAGCGCACTGAATCGAAGTTCGACGGTTGCCATCTCTCCCCCTCCGGGGTTGCGCTCACCCGGCGCCGGGGCACCTACGGCCCCGGCCGCGACCGGGTGATGTCAGGCTGGCCCGCCGGCGGGCCCCGAAGGCCCCGCCGGCGGCGAGAAGGCGGTCAGCGGGCGACCCGAGGGCCGCCCGGGAACGCGCGGGATCAGTCGGTCGCCGCGACGGCCTCGTCCACGGAGTTGTGGATCGGGAAGACCTTGGTGAGACCGGTGATCCGGAAGATCTTCAGGATGCGCTCCTGGTTGCACACCAGACGGAGCGAACCCTCGTGAGCACGAACCCGCTTCAGACCGCCGACCAGCACACCGAGGCCGGTCGAGTCGAGGAAGTCCACGCCCTCCATGTCGACAACGAGGTGATAGTTGCCATCGTTGACGAGCTCGACCAGCTGCTCGCGCAGCTTGGGGGCGGTGTACACATCGATCTCGCCGCCAACCTCGACGACCGTGCGATCGCCGACTGTACGGGTCGACAGGGACAGGTCCACGGAACCTCCAGCACCTTGCCTTGCTACGTCATTGCGATCATCGGCCAGGCGGCCGCCACCGCATGGTCGCAGGGCCTGGGCGCGGCAAACCGGCACGTCAGAGCCTCGGCGTCGTTGCCCCGACCATGCGGCCGTCACGGCCTCATTCAACCACTTGTGACCATGACCGCACGATGGCTTGGGGCGATTCTCCGTCACGCCGGTGACACACTGGGTCCTCATGCCGCCCCGTCATCACCCGCCCGAGGCCCTGCTCACGACCCTGTCCACCGAGCGCGGCCGGTTGACCCGCCTCACCCATACGGAGCATCTGCCCGCCCGCGCGGCCCGTTACGCCCCCTGGCCGGAGGGAATCCGCACGGAGATCGTGAGGGCGGCGGGCGAACTCGGCGTGGAGCAGCCGTGGGCCCACCAGGCGGAGGCCATGGAGCTGGCCCGGACCGAGGCCGCCGTGGTGATCGCCACCGGTACGGCCTCGGGCAAGTCGCTCGGCTATCTGGCCCCGGTCCTCAGCGATCTGCTGGACGGCACCGAGGCGCGCAACGGCCGCGGCGCCACCGCGCTCTACCTGGCCCCGACCAAGGCGCTGGCCGCCGACCAGCGGCGGCGCGCGGCCGAGCTGGTGCCGAACCGGGTGCGGGTCGCGCTCTACGACGGCGACACCCCGCCGGAGGAGCGGGAGTGGGTGCGCCAGTACGCCTCGTACGTGCTGACCAATCCGGACATGCTGCACCGGGGGATCCTGCCGGCCCATCCGCGCTGGTCCTCCTTCCTCAAGGCGCTCAGGTACGTGGTGATCGACGAGTGCCACAGCTATCGGGGCGTGTTCGGCTCGCACGTCGCCCAGGTGCTGCGCCGGCTGCGGCGGCTGTGCGCGCGGTACGGGTCGTCGCCGGTGTTCCTGCTGGCCTCGGCCACCACCGCGGAACCGGCCGTGACCGCCGGCCGGCTGACCGGGCTGCCCGCGGTGGCGGTGACCGAGGACGCCTCGCCGCGCGGGCCGCTGGTCTTCGGGCTCTGGGAGCCGCCGCTCACCGAGAACGTGGGCGAGCACGGTGCCCCCGTCCGGCGGACCGCGGCCGCGGAGGCCGGGCACCTGCTCACCGAACTCGTCGAGCTGGGCACCCGGACCGTGGTCTTCGTCCGCTCCCGGCGGGCCGCGGAGCTGGTCGCGCTGCAGGCCCAGGACCAGTTGGGGTCGCCGCTGGCCGCGCGTGTCGCGGCGTACCGGGGCGGGTACCTGGCCGAGGAGCGCCGGGCCCTGGAACGGGACCTCCACGCGGGGAAGCTGCTCGGGGTGGCCTCCACCTCGGCCCTCGAACTCGGCGTGGACATCTCGGGGCTGGACGCGGTGCTGATGGCCGGATATCCGGGCACCCGCGCCTCGTTGTGGCAGCAGGCCGGTCGGGCCGGTCGGGAGGCGCAGGGCGCGTTGGCGGTGCTGATCGCCCGCGACGACCCGCTCGACACCTATCTGGTGCACCACCCGGAGGCGCTGTTCGCCAACCCGGTCGAGGCGACCGTGCTCGACCCCGACAACCCGCACGTACTCGCTCCGCACCTGTGCGCGGCGGCGGCCGAGCTGCCGCTCACGGAGGCCGACAACGAGCTGTTCGGCCCTTCGGCGGCGCAGCTGCTGCCGGTGCTGGAGCGCCGGGGGCTGCTGCGGCGGCGGCCGGACGGTTCCTGGTACTGGACCCGGCGCGAGCGGGCCGTCGACGGGGTGGACCTGCGCGGCAGCGGGGGCAGCCCGGTGCAGATCGTGGAGGCGCCGACCGGCCGTCTGCTCGGCACGGTGGACGCCGCGGCCGCCCACACCACCGTGCACACCGGTGCCGTGCACCTGCACCAGGGTCGTACGTACCTGGTGCAGGACCTGGACCTGGAGAACTCGGTCGCCCTGGTCGCTCCCGCCGATCCGCCGTACACCACCTCGGCCCGGGACATCACCTCCATCTCGGTGCTGTCCACCGACATCACGGAGGAGTGGGGCGAGGCGCGGCTGAGCTTCGGCTCGGTGGAGGTGGTCAACCAGGTGGTGGGGTTCCTGCGGAAGCGGATCGCCACGGGCGAGATCATGGGCGAGAGCAAGCTGGACCTGCCGCCCAGGACGCTGCGGACCCGGGCCGTCTGGTGGTCCGTCACCGAGGACCAGCTCCTGGACGCCGACATCCCGGTCGACCAGTTGCCGGGCGCCGCCCACGCGGCCGAGCACGCCTCGATCGGCCTCCTGCCGCTCTTCGCCACCTGCGACCGCTGGGACATCGGCGGGGTCTCGGTGCCGTTGCATCCGGACACCGGGCTGCCGACGGTCTTCGTGTACGACGGCCACTCGGGCG
The window above is part of the Kitasatospora sp. HUAS MG31 genome. Proteins encoded here:
- the bldG gene encoding anti-sigma factor antagonist BldG, producing the protein MDLSLSTRTVGDRTVVEVGGEIDVYTAPKLREQLVELVNDGNYHLVVDMEGVDFLDSTGLGVLVGGLKRVRAHEGSLRLVCNQERILKIFRITGLTKVFPIHNSVDEAVAATD
- a CDS encoding DEAD/DEAH box helicase; this translates as MPPRHHPPEALLTTLSTERGRLTRLTHTEHLPARAARYAPWPEGIRTEIVRAAGELGVEQPWAHQAEAMELARTEAAVVIATGTASGKSLGYLAPVLSDLLDGTEARNGRGATALYLAPTKALAADQRRRAAELVPNRVRVALYDGDTPPEEREWVRQYASYVLTNPDMLHRGILPAHPRWSSFLKALRYVVIDECHSYRGVFGSHVAQVLRRLRRLCARYGSSPVFLLASATTAEPAVTAGRLTGLPAVAVTEDASPRGPLVFGLWEPPLTENVGEHGAPVRRTAAAEAGHLLTELVELGTRTVVFVRSRRAAELVALQAQDQLGSPLAARVAAYRGGYLAEERRALERDLHAGKLLGVASTSALELGVDISGLDAVLMAGYPGTRASLWQQAGRAGREAQGALAVLIARDDPLDTYLVHHPEALFANPVEATVLDPDNPHVLAPHLCAAAAELPLTEADNELFGPSAAQLLPVLERRGLLRRRPDGSWYWTRRERAVDGVDLRGSGGSPVQIVEAPTGRLLGTVDAAAAHTTVHTGAVHLHQGRTYLVQDLDLENSVALVAPADPPYTTSARDITSISVLSTDITEEWGEARLSFGSVEVVNQVVGFLRKRIATGEIMGESKLDLPPRTLRTRAVWWSVTEDQLLDADIPVDQLPGAAHAAEHASIGLLPLFATCDRWDIGGVSVPLHPDTGLPTVFVYDGHSGGAGFAERGFRRAVVWLKATREAIAACECERGCPSCVQSPKCGNGNDPLDKAAAVRLLDALLAGAPPVAAGDP